Proteins from one Gossypium raimondii isolate GPD5lz chromosome 8, ASM2569854v1, whole genome shotgun sequence genomic window:
- the LOC105792559 gene encoding putative H/ACA ribonucleoprotein complex subunit 1-like protein 1 — protein MRPPRGGGGFRGGRDGGRGRGGGRGGFGRGGGRGGGGFRDEGPPAEVVEVSTFVHACEGDAVTKLTNEKIPYFNANIYLQNKTQIGKVDEIFGPINESYFSIKMLEGIVATSYAPGDKFYIDPSKLLPLARFLPQPKGQAQGGGRGGRGGGRGGGRGGGRGGGGFRGRGAPRGGRGGPRGGGRGGGFRGRGRF, from the exons atgcgACCACCGAGGGGCGGCGGAGGTTTTAGGGGCGGAAGGGACGGTGGTCGAGGGAGAGGAGGTGGCCGAGGAGGCTTTGGTCGTGGTGGAGGACGTGGTGGCGGTGGGTTCCGTGATGAAGGACCTCCTGCTGAAGTTGTgg AGGTCTCTACCTTTGTTCATGCATGTGAAGGTGATGCAGTGACAAAGCTTACCAATGAGAAAATACCTTACTTTAATGCTAATATTTATCTACAGAACAAGACCCAAATCGGGAAAGTTGATGAAATCTTTGGTCCCATCAACGAATCC tatttttcaatcaaaatgttAGAAGGTATTGTGGCAACTTCGTATGCTCCGGGTGATAAGTTTTATATTGATCCGAGCAAGCTTTTGCCTCTTGCAAGATTTCTTCCACAACCAAA GGGACAGGCACAAGGTGGTGGAAGAGGTGGTCGTGGAGGAGGCAGAGGTGGTGGTAGAGGAGGCGGTCGTGGAGGTGGTGGATTTCGTGGAAGGGGTGCTCCAAGAGGTGGCAGAGGTGGTCCTAGGGGTGGTGGTCGTGGCGGTGGATTTAGAGGTAGAGGTAGGTTTTAG
- the LOC105792562 gene encoding myb-related protein 2: MYHHHQHQGKNINSSSRMAVHNERHLFLQGGHGDSGLMLSTDAKPRLKWTPDLHERFIEAVNQLGGADKATPKTVMKLMGIPGLTLYHLKSHLQKYRLSKNLHGQTNNGSTKIGAVAMAGKRMSEANGSPMNSLSIGPQANKGIQIGEALQMQIEVQRRLHEQLEVQRHLQLRIEAQGKYLQSVLEKAQETLHRQNLGTVGLEAAKLQLSELVSKVSNQCLNSAFPDLKDLRGLCCQQTQQNPPNDCSMDSCLTSCEGSQRDQEIHNNGMCLRTYNTHKDPLMHHQTETKSSENKTMGNDDDDERRMFFADRNCSDLSMSVGLRGGFSQARNEEHSFLDVGNKRVDSVNRLPYFATKLDLNVDEKHCKQFDLNGLSWS; this comes from the exons ATGTACCACCACCATCAACATCAAGGGAAGAACATTAACTCTAGTTCGAGAATGGCGGTTCATAACGAGAGGCATTTGTTCTTGCAAGGTGGCCATGGAGATTCCGGGCTCATGCTTTCGACCGATGCCAAGCCGAGACTGAAATGGACACCCGATCTTCACGAGCGGTTCATTGAAGCTGTCAATCAGCTTGGAGGAGCCGACA AGGCTACACCTAAAACAGTGATGAAATTAATGGGAATTCCGGGCCTTACCTTATACCATCTCAAAAGTCATCTTCAG AAATACAGGCTTAGTAAAAATCTCCATGGACAAACTAATAATGGCAGTACCAAAATAG GTGCGGTTGCAATGGCAGGCAAAAGAATGTCTGAAGCGAACGGCTCGCCGATGAATAGCTTAAGTATTGGACCTCAAGCAAACAA GGGCATACAAATAGGGGAAGCGCTGCAAATGCAAATCGAAGTACAGAGAAGGCTGCATGAGCAACTCGAG GTACAGCGACATTTACAGCTTCGTATCGAGGCGCAAGGGAAGTACTTACAATCCGTGCTAGAGAAAGCTCAAGAGACTCTGCATAGACAAAATTTAGGCACGGTGGGGCTCGAAGCGGCCAAACTTCAGCTATCGGAACTGGTATCAAAAGTATCAAACCAATGCCTGAATTCGGCATTCCCGGATTTGAAAGATTTACGAGGTTTATGCTGTCAACAAACACAACAGAATCCGCCCAACGATTGTTCCATGGATAGTTGTTTAACTTCATGTGAAGGGTCACAGAGAGATCAAGAAATACACAATAATGGAATGTGTTTAAGGACTTATAACACTCACAAAGATCCATTGATGCACCATCAAACTGAAACGAAATCGTCCGAAAACAAAACGATGGGTAACGATGACGATGACGAAAGAAGAATGTTTTTCGCAGATAGAAACTGTAGCGATTTATCGATGAGTGTCGGATTACGGGGAGGCTTTTCCCAGGCAAGAAATGAAGAACATAGTTTCTTAGATGTAGGAAACAAAAGGGTGGATTCAGTCAATAGATTACCTTACTTCGCAACAAAGCTGGATTTAAACGTTGATGAAAAACATTGCAAACAGTTTGATCTCAATGGTCTCAGTTGGAGCTGA
- the LOC105792561 gene encoding TATA-box-binding protein, whose protein sequence is MAEQGGLEGSQPVDLSKHPSGIVPTLQNIVSTVNLDCKLDLKQIALQARNAEYNPKRFAAVIMRIREPKTTALIFASGKMVCTGAKSEQQSKLAARKYARIIQKLGFPAKFKDFKIQNIVGSCDVKFPIRLEGLAYSHGAFSSYEPELFPGLIYRMKQPKIVLLIFVSGKIVITGAKVRDETYTAFENIYPVLTEFRKNQQ, encoded by the exons ATGGCAGAACAAGGTGGCTTGGAAGGGAGCCAACCTGTGGATCTTTCCAAGCACCCTTCTGGCATTGTTCCCACTCTTCA GAACATTGTGTCAACTGTGAACCTAGATTGCAAGCTTGACCTTAAACAAATTGCACTGCAAGCTCGAAATGCAGAATACAATCCCAAG CGTTTTGCTGCTGTCATTATGAGAATCAGGGAACCGAAAACAACAGCTTTGATTTTTGCCTCTGGGAAGATG GTCTGCACTGGTGCTAAAAGTGAACAGCAGTCTAAACTGGCTGCAAGGAAG TATGCCAGAATTATTCAGAAGCTTGGGTTTCCTGCTAAGTTTAAG GACTTCAAAATCCAGAACATTGTTGGGTCCTGTGATGTTAAATTTCCCATCAGACTTGAAGGCCTTGCATACTCCCATGGTGCTTTTTCAAGT TATGAACCAGAACTGTTTCCAGGTCTGATCTATCGAATGAAACAACCGAAGATTGTGCTTCTTATTTTTGTGTCAGGGAAGATTGTGATCACTGGAGCGAAG GTGAGAGATGAAACATACACAGCCTTTGAGAATATATATCCCGTCCTTACGGAGTTCAGGAAGAACCAACAATG
- the LOC105792560 gene encoding YTH domain-containing protein ECT3 isoform X1, translating into MATSDRILANFTPLEIANSMENLSLDSQVKTTKVPEPVKKDLYSDNGSYMYPQTYGYMPYGAYTMPLQEYYYPENPYYQPPMQTSQADAFQVEVPSAVDQASLPVETNKGNLSTVATGNSGSGSLKSTLKSSSLNPNAFYKGGGLSSGNLSQGYPDPRFSYDGVQSPIPWLDMSMSCNGQSEHAANGGFSYTSNLSSGRNQNLHPFPHVMNLHNVRPSSGVGQGYGYMYPNNMAYSHYRGGSGFGSYGYGARKKGLGWYNVGSNNKYRFQGYGKENMDGLNELNRGPRVKGYKNKDGLETATLAVKDQNLPPMENSKDNGVSLVLDMEQYNKEDFPGSYSDAKFFVIKSYSEDDVHKSIKYNVWASTPNGNRKLDAAFCEAKEKPDGCPIFLLFSVNTSGQFVGLAEMVGAVDFNRTVEYWQQDKWTGCFPVKWHIVKDVPNTSLRHITLKNNENKPVTNSRDTQEVNFEQGMQILKIFKDHSSKTCILDDFEFYEARQKMIQERKAKHQLLQKQVLSGEPKGENPAMAKETLEKPVEAALTERTATAEAVNATNRDAKPIEEKGSVAATEDSSQ; encoded by the exons ATGGCCACCTCTGATCGTATCCTTGCTAACTTTACTCCTCTGG AAATTGCAAATTCAATGGAGAATTTGTCTCTGGATTCACAGGTCAAGACCACAAAAGTTCCCGAACCTGTCAAGAAG GATCTTTACAGTGATAATGGCTCTTATATGTATCCTCAAACATATGGTTATATGCCATATGGAGCGTACACTATGCCGCTGCAAGAATACTATTATCCAGAAAATCCTTATTATCAACCACCTATGCAAACTAGCCAAGCCGATGCTTTTCAAGTGGAGGTTCCAAGTGCAGTTGATCAAGCTTCTTTACCTGTTGAAACGAATAAAGGAAACTTGAGCACTGTAGCAACTGGTAATAGTGGATCCGGGTCATTAAAATCAACTTTGAAGAGCTCTTCTCTAAATCCGAATGCTTTCTATAAAGGAGGAGGATTGTCATCAGGTAATCTATCTCAAGGTTATCCGGATCCGAGATTTAGCTATGATGGGGTTCAGTCACCGATTCCTTGGTTAGATATGTCAATGTCTTGTAATGGACAATCCGAACATGCTGCAAATGGTGGGTTTTCATATACAAGCAACCTTTCATCTGGCAGGAATCAGAACCTTCATCCCTTCCCTCATGTTATG AATTTGCACAATGTAAGACCATCATCGGGTGTAGGCCAAGGATATGGATACATGTACCCTAACAACATGGCCTACAGTCATTACAGAGGTGGTTCGGGTTTTGGATCATATGGCTATGGTGCTCGAAAGAAAGGACTAGGTTGGTATAATGTTGGCAGCAACAACAAGTATAGGTTCCAAGGTTATGGAAAAGAGAATATGGATGGTTTGAATGAGCTAAACAGAGGGCCTAGAGTGAAAGGGTATAAGAACAAGGATGGTCTTGAAACAGCAACACTAGCCGTCAAGGATCAAAACCTTCCACCTATGGAGAATAGTAAGGACAATGGTGTTTCTCTTGTTCTAGATATGGAGCAGTATAATAAAGAAGATTTCCCCGGAAGTTATTCGGATGCAAAGTTTTTTGTCATTAAATCCTATAGTGAAGATGATGTGCACAAAAGCATCAAATACAATGTGTGGGCCAGTACACCTAACGGAAACAGGAAACTTGATGCAGCATTTTGTGAGGCCAAGGAGAAGCCTGATGGCTGCCCTATATTTCTATTGTTCTCA GTTAATACCAGTGGACAATTTGTCGGATTAGCTGAGATGGTAGGTGCCGTTGATTTTAACAGAACTGTTGAATACTGGCAACAAGACAAGTGGACTGGTTGCTTCCCTGTGAAATGGCATATTGTTAAGGATGTCCCGAACACTTCACTGAGGCACATAACTCTTAAGAACAATGAGAATAAACCTGTAACTAATAGCAGGGATACCCAGGAG GTTAATTTCGAGCAAGGGATGCAAATTCTTAAAATCTTCAAGGACCATTCCAGCAAGACATGCATCCTTGATGACTTTGAATTTTACGAGGCTCGTCAAAAGATGATCCAGGAGAGGAAGGCTAAGCATCAGCTGTTACAAAAACAA GTTCTGAGTGGGGAACCTAAAGGAGAAAACCCAGCAATGGCAAAGGAGACATTGGAAAAACCTGTCGAGGCAGCCTTGACAGAACGAACGGCAACAGCAGAAGCAGTAAATGCAACGAACAGAGACGCAAAACCCATTGAAGAGAAAGGATCAGTTGCTGCAACTGAAGACAGCTCTCAATGA
- the LOC105792560 gene encoding YTH domain-containing protein ECT3 isoform X2, translated as MATSDQIANSMENLSLDSQVKTTKVPEPVKKDLYSDNGSYMYPQTYGYMPYGAYTMPLQEYYYPENPYYQPPMQTSQADAFQVEVPSAVDQASLPVETNKGNLSTVATGNSGSGSLKSTLKSSSLNPNAFYKGGGLSSGNLSQGYPDPRFSYDGVQSPIPWLDMSMSCNGQSEHAANGGFSYTSNLSSGRNQNLHPFPHVMNLHNVRPSSGVGQGYGYMYPNNMAYSHYRGGSGFGSYGYGARKKGLGWYNVGSNNKYRFQGYGKENMDGLNELNRGPRVKGYKNKDGLETATLAVKDQNLPPMENSKDNGVSLVLDMEQYNKEDFPGSYSDAKFFVIKSYSEDDVHKSIKYNVWASTPNGNRKLDAAFCEAKEKPDGCPIFLLFSVNTSGQFVGLAEMVGAVDFNRTVEYWQQDKWTGCFPVKWHIVKDVPNTSLRHITLKNNENKPVTNSRDTQEVNFEQGMQILKIFKDHSSKTCILDDFEFYEARQKMIQERKAKHQLLQKQVLSGEPKGENPAMAKETLEKPVEAALTERTATAEAVNATNRDAKPIEEKGSVAATEDSSQ; from the exons ATGGCCACCTCTGATC AAATTGCAAATTCAATGGAGAATTTGTCTCTGGATTCACAGGTCAAGACCACAAAAGTTCCCGAACCTGTCAAGAAG GATCTTTACAGTGATAATGGCTCTTATATGTATCCTCAAACATATGGTTATATGCCATATGGAGCGTACACTATGCCGCTGCAAGAATACTATTATCCAGAAAATCCTTATTATCAACCACCTATGCAAACTAGCCAAGCCGATGCTTTTCAAGTGGAGGTTCCAAGTGCAGTTGATCAAGCTTCTTTACCTGTTGAAACGAATAAAGGAAACTTGAGCACTGTAGCAACTGGTAATAGTGGATCCGGGTCATTAAAATCAACTTTGAAGAGCTCTTCTCTAAATCCGAATGCTTTCTATAAAGGAGGAGGATTGTCATCAGGTAATCTATCTCAAGGTTATCCGGATCCGAGATTTAGCTATGATGGGGTTCAGTCACCGATTCCTTGGTTAGATATGTCAATGTCTTGTAATGGACAATCCGAACATGCTGCAAATGGTGGGTTTTCATATACAAGCAACCTTTCATCTGGCAGGAATCAGAACCTTCATCCCTTCCCTCATGTTATG AATTTGCACAATGTAAGACCATCATCGGGTGTAGGCCAAGGATATGGATACATGTACCCTAACAACATGGCCTACAGTCATTACAGAGGTGGTTCGGGTTTTGGATCATATGGCTATGGTGCTCGAAAGAAAGGACTAGGTTGGTATAATGTTGGCAGCAACAACAAGTATAGGTTCCAAGGTTATGGAAAAGAGAATATGGATGGTTTGAATGAGCTAAACAGAGGGCCTAGAGTGAAAGGGTATAAGAACAAGGATGGTCTTGAAACAGCAACACTAGCCGTCAAGGATCAAAACCTTCCACCTATGGAGAATAGTAAGGACAATGGTGTTTCTCTTGTTCTAGATATGGAGCAGTATAATAAAGAAGATTTCCCCGGAAGTTATTCGGATGCAAAGTTTTTTGTCATTAAATCCTATAGTGAAGATGATGTGCACAAAAGCATCAAATACAATGTGTGGGCCAGTACACCTAACGGAAACAGGAAACTTGATGCAGCATTTTGTGAGGCCAAGGAGAAGCCTGATGGCTGCCCTATATTTCTATTGTTCTCA GTTAATACCAGTGGACAATTTGTCGGATTAGCTGAGATGGTAGGTGCCGTTGATTTTAACAGAACTGTTGAATACTGGCAACAAGACAAGTGGACTGGTTGCTTCCCTGTGAAATGGCATATTGTTAAGGATGTCCCGAACACTTCACTGAGGCACATAACTCTTAAGAACAATGAGAATAAACCTGTAACTAATAGCAGGGATACCCAGGAG GTTAATTTCGAGCAAGGGATGCAAATTCTTAAAATCTTCAAGGACCATTCCAGCAAGACATGCATCCTTGATGACTTTGAATTTTACGAGGCTCGTCAAAAGATGATCCAGGAGAGGAAGGCTAAGCATCAGCTGTTACAAAAACAA GTTCTGAGTGGGGAACCTAAAGGAGAAAACCCAGCAATGGCAAAGGAGACATTGGAAAAACCTGTCGAGGCAGCCTTGACAGAACGAACGGCAACAGCAGAAGCAGTAAATGCAACGAACAGAGACGCAAAACCCATTGAAGAGAAAGGATCAGTTGCTGCAACTGAAGACAGCTCTCAATGA